TCGGTTCCGGTTCCCGAGAGGATCACGCAGACAGCGCGCGGGCCGAAATTCCTGGCCAGCGTATGCAGCAAAAAGTCGAAGGGCAGACGCGCGCCATGAGGCGCAAGCGGTTGCGAGAGGCGCAGGACTCCCTCGTCGACAGCCAGATATGACCCCGGAGGGATCACATAAAAATGATTGGGATTAATCGGCATGCGGTCGTTTGCCTGCACGACGGTCATCGAGGTGTGTGCCGAAAGCAGCTCCACCATCATGCTTTCGTGCGTGGGATCGAGATGTTGGACCAGGATAAACGCCATGCGATCTGAGGCGGGGAGGTTGCCCAGAAGCTTCTTGCATGCGTCGAGGCCGCCCGCCGAAGCGCCGATCCCGACGACCAAAAAATCTCCGCTTTCGCGGGGGGAACTTGGAGCCGAAGGGATGTTCTTCTGCGGCTGTGTTCGAGTCGTCATGGTGTCCTGCGGGTGAATTTACGGGATTCCCTCTTCTGGTCTTGCCACACGACACAACTGTTTATGCTTATCATGCCGCATCTTTTGCGTCGACTTGCGACGCCTAGCGCGTCCATTGAAACAGGCTGGCGGGCGGTCGTCATTTGCTCCACGTGGTCTGGTTGCCATACCGGGCGATAGTCTGAGTAGTTTCCGTGCCTTCTCTTGGCACAAAGCATTTGGCTATCGTCGAGACACAAGACTGTGGGATTTCGCTCGTGTCATCTGCGGCCACGACGCCGCCAAGTCGCAAATGGTCCCCAAGCCCTCGGAGCTTCACCTGTGCGCCAGGCCCATAACACATTAACCCAAAACATTCCGTCCCGGTCCGTTGAACTTCTCAACAAGCATCCGGCGGCAATGGATTTGCGCGCCAAGGTGAAGCAGCCTCATTGGAATGCGCCCGGAGCTGGTTTCATTGCGACCCACGAGCCAATCGACAGAGTCTCGGAAGAGGTAGAAGGGGTTTCCGATCTCATTGCCGAGCGCGCCGGCGTCATCGGAGCCGAACGATCGAGGCGAAATCGGGGTGAACGAAGGCGGAACGGGAGGCGAGACCGATGAAAGCACTCCGTATCCTCCTCGTCGAGGATGACCCAATGCTCGGCGATCTGCTTGCCGAAACGCTCGAAATGATGGGCCACGAGGTCTGCGGCATTGAGAGCACCGAAGCGGACGCAGTGGCAGCCGCCTTTCGTTGCAAACCAGAACTGATGATTATCGATGTAGGGCTGCGCGATGGAAGCGGCGCCTCCGCAGCGGAGCAAATATGCGACACCGGATTCATCCCCCACTTTTTTGTGAGCGGGGATATTTCAAGAATTAAAGCGTCCAGGCCTACCGCTGTGGCGGTTCAAAAGCCCTTTGGCGAAGCCGACCTCATATACGCCATTCAGCGTGCGCTCGAAGGCTTGGGAGCATGAGCTAGGCAAACACGACACTTTCTCCAAACTTAAAACGTCCTGAGGCGGCCTAAGGTCACGACGCCGGTCAATGAGTATTTTCCGAATCTTGTCGGCCTGCACATCGGGGATCGATCATGCGGACACAAAAGCCTGTCGCCGGGGTTCAATTCGGCCGCCAGGCGGCGCAACGTCACATTTGCCCGAGCATTACAACAGGCAACAAATGGAAAGGCATTCTCATGCTTGGAACAATCGTCCTTGTGCTCCTCATCCTGTTGCTCGTCGGCGCACTTCCGAATTGGTCGCATAGTGCGAGTTGGGGCTATGCACCTTCGGGGACATTGGGAACTGTTCTCATCGTCGTCCTGATCCTCGTTCTTCTCGGCAAAATCTAGGCGCGCCGCCTCGCTTCAAAGGTTATCGCGTCAAGGCCATGCCATATTCCGTCGGTAAATGGATTCCTCCAATCTGCGGAGAGTGATTATGACTGTAGGCTTAGCGCACCTTCAACCGATCGTATCCTTGATCGCCGGCATCCTCATCCTGATCATGCCGCAATTACTCAATTATATCGTGGCGATCTTTTTAATCGTCTCGGGCATATTGGGCCTGGGGCTCATTAAATGATCAAACTTTTCCGTTTCACAATTCGACTGGCCGAGACGCGCATCGCCTAGCAACAACCGTTAATCATGTTGTGGACGCCAGAGATCATCGGTTGGCAGATTCTGGGTGCGCTCCCGGCCGCGTTGCGGAATAAATATCCCAAGCCGCTATGAACATTGCCGCGATCACTGGCCCGCTGACAAAGCCGTTGAGTCCGAACATTTCGATGCCGCCCAATGTGGAAATCAACACAACGTAGTTAGGCATCTTGGTGTCTTTGCCTACCAGGACCGGACGAAGAACGTTATCCGCAAGCCCCATTACGAATGCGCCATAAACAATCAGAACGATACCCTGCCAAATTGCGCCCGTCGTCAGGAAATAGATGGCGACCGGGCCCCAAACCAAGGCGGCGCCTACTGCTGGGACCAGAGATAGAATAGCCATTGATGCCGCCCATAACAGCGGGACGCTGACTCCGAGGATCCAGAAAATGAGGCCGCCGAGCGCTCCTTGCAGGAGCGCCACGAGCAGATCCCCCTTTACCGTAGCCCGAATGACGACCGCGAATTTGCGGAAGAGAGCATCTTTCTCGTCAAGGCGAAGCGGAATCGCGTCCCTGATTTGACGAGCCAGCGCCTCTTCGTCGCGTAGCAGGAAGAACAAAAGGTAGAGCATCACGCAAAGATTCACGATGAAGCTCAACGCACTTTGTCCAATGACGACCGCCTCTGCCGCAAAAAACTGGCTTCCCTTGATAAGGGCGGCGGACAACCTTTCCTGAGCCTCTCCTAGGCTCGTCAGACCAAAGCGCCGCAGGAGATCCGCCGCCCATGAAGGCAAGGCGTCGAAGATTTGCCGAAAGACGCGTACGAGGTCTAGATCGCCTGATTGGAGTCGATCGTATACGCCGGATGCCTCTTGCGCCATTGACGCTGCGAGCAGACTCAATGGAAGGATCACCACTAAGACAATGATCATCACCGTCGCAACGGCGGCGAGATTTCGCCTTTGCTGCCATGCCTTCGAAAGGCGCCGATACATTGGCGCAAACACGATTGCGATCACGGTTCCCCAGAGGATCGCTCCGTAGAAGGGCCAAAGTATCCAGGCGAAGGCGACGGATACCGCCAACGTCAAGGCTAGAAACGCTGTGTCTTCAGTGGCGCGCATCCGCATGGTCCGTCATTGTGTGGCCTTGTATAGCGGACACTTTATCGAAAGTTTGGCGGAGAACGTTCGCTTCTTTAGAATGCGCCTGATTTATTCGTAGGTGTTTTCCGAAGCTACCGATGCCTCTCCTTCGCGAATACACTTTTGTCGTCGAGAAATCGACCGACGCAATGCCGGTCCAGTGCCGATCAATGCACTGGTCATCTTTTCCATTAGGAGACGACCTATGAGCGGTACAACAGACAAGATCAAGGGCGCAGCGAATGAAGCGGCCGGCGCGGTCAAAGAGGCGGTCGGGAAGGCCTTCGGCAATCCGAGGCTCGAGATCGAGGGTGCCGCGCAGAAGCTCAAGGGCGAGGCTCAAGGGGCTGTCGGTAACGCCAAGGAAGCCGTTAAGAAGATCATAGATAAGGCCTGATTTTCCTTTCGGCTCGAGTAAGAAAACGCCTTTCAGAGCGGGCCGAGGGGATCGGCTTTGAAGGGCGCCGAGGATACAGTCCCGCCGCAGTGCTTCAGCTCGGCCGTGGAGAAGGCATAAGGAGGGCGTCCGCGCCCGACCAGCTTGACCCACCTCGCAAGCGGATCCCGATAACAACTTATTATGAACGGCATCATCTACCTCGTCGGTCTGATCGTGATCATCCTGGCCATTCTTTCGTTCCTCGGCCTGCGCTGAGCAGTGACGCAGCTAGGTCAGCGCTTTTTCCGGAGCGAAGCGTACCTCAGCGGCCAAGTCTTAATGACTGCCTTTTGCTCCGCCATTGGCCCCTCGTTTGTCTCACCTTCCATCATTCTAGCTGGTCGGCGCTTCGCGCAGATCCTGCAATACATCGGATGACAACGCTCGACGAAAATCTGCAACTCCTTGGCCATTCGAGGCGGGTTTCGCTTTAAGCTGAATCTCGCGGTCGTAGAAGCGTTCGTCGACGTTTCGTCTTGCGGCGTGGATGATGGTCGAGTTGGGTGCTTCTTCGCTAAGCAGTTCCATCAGCCGAGTCTGACTGAGATCGTCGAGGGCCGAGGCGGGTTCGTCCATGATGATGATGTCGGGTGGCTTCAACAGCACACGCGCGAAACCAAGCTGTTGCTGT
This Methylocystis iwaonis DNA region includes the following protein-coding sequences:
- a CDS encoding response regulator — its product is MKALRILLVEDDPMLGDLLAETLEMMGHEVCGIESTEADAVAAAFRCKPELMIIDVGLRDGSGASAAEQICDTGFIPHFFVSGDISRIKASRPTAVAVQKPFGEADLIYAIQRALEGLGA
- a CDS encoding DUF3309 family protein produces the protein MLGTIVLVLLILLLVGALPNWSHSASWGYAPSGTLGTVLIVVLILVLLGKI
- a CDS encoding DUF3096 domain-containing protein, whose product is MTVGLAHLQPIVSLIAGILILIMPQLLNYIVAIFLIVSGILGLGLIK
- a CDS encoding AI-2E family transporter; this translates as MRATEDTAFLALTLAVSVAFAWILWPFYGAILWGTVIAIVFAPMYRRLSKAWQQRRNLAAVATVMIIVLVVILPLSLLAASMAQEASGVYDRLQSGDLDLVRVFRQIFDALPSWAADLLRRFGLTSLGEAQERLSAALIKGSQFFAAEAVVIGQSALSFIVNLCVMLYLLFFLLRDEEALARQIRDAIPLRLDEKDALFRKFAVVIRATVKGDLLVALLQGALGGLIFWILGVSVPLLWAASMAILSLVPAVGAALVWGPVAIYFLTTGAIWQGIVLIVYGAFVMGLADNVLRPVLVGKDTKMPNYVVLISTLGGIEMFGLNGFVSGPVIAAMFIAAWDIYSATRPGAHPESANR
- a CDS encoding CsbD family protein, whose product is MSGTTDKIKGAANEAAGAVKEAVGKAFGNPRLEIEGAAQKLKGEAQGAVGNAKEAVKKIIDKA